A portion of the Candidatus Schekmanbacteria bacterium genome contains these proteins:
- a CDS encoding pyridoxamine 5'-phosphate oxidase family protein: MARINIAKISAPEQAMFEKKGIKIRTDLSVEEVEKEIVDYLASNNVLHLATCSNNIPRSTPLEYHSEGMNLYVISEGGGKFANLKVNPKVSVSIASEYKPLEDFFGARGVQIWGEAQVCTKQSNPELFEEGLRVINPLEVLKQLGITQLPESFNYKIIKIIPEKIAYNYLRGGFRMVTWYRD; this comes from the coding sequence ATGGCAAGGATAAATATAGCAAAAATCTCAGCACCTGAACAGGCAATGTTTGAGAAGAAGGGAATCAAGATTCGAACAGATTTGTCAGTGGAAGAGGTTGAAAAGGAAATCGTAGATTATCTTGCTTCAAACAATGTGCTTCATCTTGCAACCTGCAGCAATAATATTCCCCGCTCGACTCCTCTTGAATACCACAGCGAAGGAATGAATCTATATGTCATATCTGAAGGTGGCGGAAAATTTGCCAACTTGAAAGTGAACCCTAAAGTCTCTGTGTCAATTGCTTCCGAATATAAACCGCTCGAGGATTTTTTTGGCGCCCGGGGTGTCCAAATATGGGGAGAGGCACAGGTTTGCACAAAACAAAGCAATCCTGAACTCTTCGAAGAGGGTTTGAGGGTTATCAACCCATTAGAAGTCCTAAAACAACTTGGCATTACACAGCTTCCCGAGAGTTTCAACTATAAGATAATTAAAATAATTCCTGAAAAGATTGCTTATAATTATTTGAGAGGTGGTTTCAGGATGGTTACTTGGTATAGGGATTGA